Below is a window of Leucobacter sp. Psy1 DNA.
GGCTCATCCTCAGCCGCTTCCCTCGATCATCAGATGAATCTGAGGCTACGACTGGGGACGACGCGCCATCGGTGTGACCGCGAGACCGTCGCGAAGCGTGTAGAATTATCTCGACATCGAGATAAATCGGTCTCAGGTGCGGCGCCCGTCGGAAAAGGTGCGCGACGGCCGCATCAGGTGCACACTAGAACTCAGCAGCACCCGACATGAAGAGGAGAGCGGCCGTGGGAGCAGTCAATAGCTTCGGTGCCCGGAGCACACTCGCCGTTGGCGAGAAAGAGTACGAGATCTACCGGATCGATCAGGTCCCGGGCCACGAGCGGCTGCCGTACAGCCTGAAGGTGCTGCTCGAGAACCTGCTGCGCACCGAAGACGGAGCCAACGTCGCCCGTGAGCACATCGAGGCGCTCGGCAACTGGGATCCGAACGCCGATCCCGACACCGAGATCCAGTTCACCCCTGCGCGCGTCATCATGCAGGACTTCACCGGGGTGCCCTGCGTCGTCGACCTCGCCACCATGCGCGAGGCCGTCGTCGACCTCGGAGGCGACGCCAGCAAGATCAACCCGCTCGCACCGGCAGAGCTCGTGATCGACCACTCCGTGATCTCGGACGTCTACGGAACGCCCGACGCGTTCGCGAAGAACGTGGAGATCGAGTACCAGCGGAACGGTGAGCGCTACCAGTTCCTCCGCTGGGGCCAGGGCGCCTTCGACGACTTCAAGGTCGTCCCGCCTGGCACCGGCATCGTCCACCAGGTCAACATCGAGTACCTGGCCCGCGTCACGTTCACCCGTGAGGTCGAGGGCACGCTTCAGGCCTACCCCGACACCTGCGTCGGCACCGACTCGCACACCACAATGGAGAACGGCATCGGCGTGCTCGGCTGGGGCGTCGGAGGCATCGAGGCGGAGGCCGCGATGCTCGGTCAGCCGATCTCGATGCTCATTCCGCGCGTCGTCGGATTCAAGCTCTCCGGTCAGATCCCGGCAGGCGTCACCGCGACCGACGTGGTCCTCACGATCACCCAGATGCTGCGTGCACACGGAGTGGTCGGCAAGTTCGTCGAGTTCTACGGTGAGGGCGTCGGCGCAGTGCCGCTCGCGAACCGCGCCACGATCGGCAACATGAGCCCCGAGTTCGGTTCGACGGCCGCCATGTTCCCGATCGACGACGTGACCCTCGACTACCTGCGACTCACCGGCCGCCCCGAGGAGCAGATCGACCTCGTGCGCGCCTACGCGCAGGAGCAGGGCATGTGGCACGATCCCGCCCAGGAGCCCGAGTTCAGCGAGTACCTCGAGCTCGATCTCTCGACCGTCGTGGCGTCGATCGCCGGCCCGAAGCGTCCCCAGGACCGCATCGAGCTCACCGCAGCGAAGACGCAGTTCGAGCGCGATCTGCAGAACTACGCCGACGCCGCCAACCCGGCACTGGTGAAGGACGTCACCGGTCGCGAGTTCACGCTCGACCACGGTGCCGTGACGCTGGCCTCCATCACGTCGTGCACGAACACCTCGAATCCGTCCGTGATGCTCGCAGCCGGCGTGCTCGCGAAGAACGCGAACGAGCGCGGACTCAAGGCGAAGCCCTGGGTCAAGACCACGCTGGCCCCCGGTTCGAAGGTCGTCACCGACTACTACGAGAAGTCGGGCCTCACCTCGCACCTCGAGTCACTCGGCTTCTTCCTGGTGGGCTACGGCTGCACGACGTGCATCGGCAACTCGGGCCCGATCATCCCCGAGGTCTCGCAGGCGGTCAACGATAACGATCTCGCGGTCACGGCTGTCCTTTCGGGCAACCGCAACTTCGAGGGTCGCATCAACCCCGACATCAAGATGAACTACCTCGCGAGCCCGCCGCTCGTCATCGCCTACGCGCTCGCCGGGTCGATGGACTTCGACTTCGACTCCGAGCCGCTCGGTGAGGACTCCGAGGGCAACGACGTCTATCTTCGGGACATCTGGCCGGATCCGACCGAGGTCGAGGAGATCGCGAGCGCGTCGATCGACTCCGACATGTTCACCGAGAAGTACGCCGGCGTCTTCGACGGCGACGAGCTGTGGCGATCGCTGCCGACGCCGGCCGGCGACACCTTCGAGTGGGACGGCAAGTCGACGTACGTGCGGAAGCCTCCGTACTTCGAGGGCATGTCGCTCGAGCCGTCGCCCGTCACCGACATCTCGGGTGCACGCGTGCTCGCGAAGCTCGGCGACTCCGTCACGACCGACCACATCAGCCCCGCAGGCAACATCAAGGCGGACACCCCCGCCGGGCAGTACCTCTCGGAGAACGGCATCGCGCCGAAGGACTTCAACTCCTACGGCTCGCGCCGTGGCAACCACGAGGTCATGATCCGCGGTACGTTCGCGAACATCCGTCTGCGGAACCAGCTGCTCGACGGCGTCGAGGGCGGGTACACTCGCGACTTCACGCAGGAGGGCGCTCCGCAGGCCTTCATCTACGATGCTTCCCAGCACTACCAGGAGGCCGGCATCCCGCTCGTCGTTCTGGGCGGCAAGGAGTACGGTTCCGGCTCATCGCGCGACTGGGCAGCGAAGGGTACGAGCCTGCTCGGCGTGAAGGCCGTCATCACCGAGAGCTTCGAGCGGATCCACCGTTCGAACCTCATCGGCATGGGCGTCCTGCCGCTGCAGTTCCCTGCGGGCGAGAGCGCCGAGTCGCTCGGACTCGACGGAACCGAGACCTTCGATATCTCGGGCATCGAGGTTCTGAACGACGGCTCTACCCCGAAGACGGTGCACGTCACGGCCACCCGCGAAAACGGCGAAACCGTCGAGTTCGACGCGGTCGTCCGCATCGACACCCCGGGTGAGGCTGACTACTACCGCAACGGCGGCATCCTGCAGTACGTGCTGCGGTCGCTCGTGTAGGGTTTTCGCGCTCGACCCGCGAGAGGGGGCGTCGGATCTGATCCGACGCCCCCTTTTCGTGTCCACCCCCGTCCGCGTGCCCCGCGGGGACGGGCACCCGGAGTAGGATGAAAGGATGAACTCGGGAGCGACCCGAGGCGAAAGGCGGGGGCAGCCGGTGACGATTCTCGACCGTATCCAGGGACCTCGTGATCTCGACGCCCTCTCGCTTGAGGAGCGACGTATGCTGGCCGCTGAGATCCGGGAGTTCCTCATCGCGGAGGTCGCGAAGACGGGCGGGCATCTCGGTCCGAACCTCGGGGTCGTCGAGCTGACGATCGCCATGCACCGGGTCTTCCAGTCGCCTCGCGACCCCATGGTCTTCGACACCGGCCATCAGAGCTACGTCCACAAGCTGCTGACCGGCCGCCAGGATTTCAGCGAGCTTCGCCAGCGCGAGGGCCTCGCCGGCTATCCGCAGCGATCCGAGTCCGAGCACGACATCGTGGAGAACTCGCACGCCTCGACGTCCCTCAGCTGGGCGGACGGGATCTCTCGCGCGTTCGCGCAGACGGGTCAGCGCGACCGCACCGTCGTCGCCGTCGTCGGCGACGGTGCACTCACGGGCGGCATGACGTGGGAGGCGCTCAACAACATCACCGATGACAATGCCCGCGGGCTCGTTATCGTGGTGAACGACAATGGAAGGTCGTACGCTCCCACCATCGGCGGAATGGCGAGGTTCCTGAACTCGGTGCGGACGCAGGACACCTACCTCGACCTGCAGGAGGGGAGCGAGAAGCTCTTCTCGCGTCTGGGGAAGCCCGGCCGGTCCCTGTACCGCGGCGTGCGCGGTGGCCTGCACGGGTTCCTGAGCCGTGCGAGCAACAACGACCACCTCTTCTCGAACCTCGACATCAAGTACCTCGGCCCCATCGACGGCCACGACCTCGAGGCTGTCGAACAGACGCTCAGGCAGGCGAAGGAGTACGGCAGGCCCGCGCTTGTCCACGTGATCACAGAGAAGGGTCGCGGGTACGCTCCCGCGGAGAACGACGAGGCGGACCAGTTCCACGCCATCGGACAGATCGATCCGGGCAGCGGCACTCCGCTCGCGAAGTCGTCGGGGCGCAGCTGGACATCGGTGTTCCGGGATCGGATCGTCGAACTCGCCGACGAGCGGCCCGAGATCGTCGGCATCACGGCGGCTATGCTCGCCCCCACCGGTCTCGACCGCTTCGCCGAACGGCACCCCGATCGCGTTTTCGACGTGGGTATCGCCGAGCAGCACGCCGTCACCTCGGCTGCTGGCCTCGCCTTCGGCGGACTGCACCCCGTCTTCGCGGTGTACGCGACCTTCATGAACCGCGCCGTGGATCAGCTCATCATGGATGTGGCGCTCCACCGTGCAGGGGTCACGTTCGTTCTGGATCGTTCTGGAGTCACGGGACCCGATGGCGCGAGCCATAACGGCGTGTGGGATCTCGCGATGCTGCAGATTGTCCCTGGGATCCGGATCGCCGCCCCGCGCGATGAGGAGACGCTGAACGAGGTCCTCGGCGAGGCCGTCGCGATCGACGACGGGCCCACCGTCGTCCGGTACCCGAAGGGAGCCGTCGGAGAAGATCTGCCGGCGGTGCGCCGCACCGGGGACGGCGTCGATGTGCTCCGCGAGGGCGGCGATGTCTTGTTCGTGACGGTCGGCCCGATGGCGCAGGTCGCGCTCGATGCGGCCGAGATCCTGCAGGAACAGGGGATCACGGCGTCCGTCGTCGATCCTCGCTGGGTTGTTCCGGTCGCCGAATCCGTCGTCGAACTCGCCCGGGAGCACCGACTGCTCATCAGCATCGAGGACGGGATCCGCGTCGGCGGCGTCGGCACACGGATCCGCCAGGCCCTCCGCGACGCCGGCGTCGACACCGCAGTGAGCGAACTCGGGACTCCCGACGAGTTCCTGCCGCACGCGAGCCGGGGCGAGCTCCTCGCCGACGCCGGCCTCACGGCCGAACAGATCGCGGCAGATGTCGCGGCACAGGTGCGCGGAACCAAGATCCCCGTCGCGCGACCCACCGCCGACTAGTCCGTACATCGCGAGAGCGGGCGGACGTCTCCACGACGCCCACCCGCTCTCTGAGTTTCCGCTAGTGCGCTCCGGCGATCCGCGGCTCGTGGAAGTCCGCACCCCGGGCGCGGAGGCTCGCCCCGACACGATCGAGGTAGGGCGTGACCCCACCGGCCTGGAACGGGAAGCCGGCGCCGAGGATCAGGCAGAGATCGATGTCCTCGGCCGCAGCGACCACACCCTCATCGAGCATGATCGAGATCTCGCGCGCGAGCTCGTCTTCGACGCGGTGCAGGATCTCCTCTGGCGCCGATGCGCGCTTACCGACCGTGACGCGCTTGCGGGCGGCCCTCGAGAGATCGGTGACCTTCCCGTGCTTGTTCTTGTCGAGCGGTGACTCGACCTCGGCGAGGGCGTGGAGGTTGTCCGACGCGTAGAACCGATCGGGGAACGCCCGGACCATGGTGTCCTGCACGTGCGCCGCGACCTTCCAGCCGACCAGGTCGATCAGCTCGAACGGCCCCATGGGAAGCCCGATCGGGTCGAGGGCACGCTCCACGACCGGCAGCGGCGTGCCCTCGTCGACGGCGCGCGCAGCCTCGCCCATCACCTTGGCGAGGAGGCGGTTCACCACGAATCCCGGCCGGTCCGCCGTGATGACCGCGCTCTTGCCGAGCTTCTTGGCGGTCGTCATGGCGGTGGCGAGCGTCTCGTCGTCGGTGCGAGCCCCTTTGACCACCTCGATCAGGGGCATAACGGCGACGGGGTTGAAGAAGTGGAAGCCGACGAGGCGCTCAGGCCGCGCCAGGTGGGCTCCGATCTCATCGACGGAGAGCGACGAGGTGTTCGTCGCGAGAACGGCGTCCTCCCGAAGGATCGGCTCGAACTCGCCGAACACCTGCTGCTTGACACCGAGCTCCTCGAAGACCGCTTCGATGACCCAGTCGCAGTCCGCGAACTGCTGGCGATCCGTTGTACCCGTGACGAGCGCGGAGACCTGGTTCGCCGCGTCGCGCGAGAGACGACCCTTCTCGTGCATCTTCTCAATCTCGGTCCGGATGTGCGCGAGTCCCTGATCGACGCGCGCCTGGTCGAGGTCGGTGATAACGACGGGTACCCTGAGCTTCCGCGCGAAGAGGAGCGCGAACTGGCTCGCCATGAGGCCCGCCCCGATCACACCGACCTTCTGCACCTTCCGAGCGAGCTCCTTGTCAGGGGCGCCCGCCGGACGCTTCGCACGCTTCTGCACGAGGTCGAACGCGTAGATCGACGCCGGGAACTGGTCACCCGAAATAAGTTCGGCCAGCGCATCGTCCTCTCGCCGGAAGCCCGCCGCGCGATCGTTGTCGCGCGCGGCCTCGAGCAAGTCGAGGGCGACGTACGGTGCGCGGGGCGCCGGGCCGATCCGCGACTGGAGCGTCTCGCGGGCGATCTTGATGGCCGCAGGCCACTTCACCGTCCGTTCGATCTTGCCCGGCACGTGCGTGCGCTGCACCTTCTCGGCCCCCGTGAGCACCCGATCGGCCCAGAGGATGGACTGCTCGAGGAACCGCGCGGGCCCGAAGATCTCGTCGAAGAGACCGAGTTCGCGTGCCTGCTGCGGCTTCATCATGCGGTTGTTCTTCAACGGGTTCGAGACGATGATCTCAATGGCCTTCTCGATGCCGATGAGGTTCGGCACGATGGTGGCCCCGCCCCAACCCGGAATGATCCCGAGGAACACCTCGGGGAACGCGAGCGCGGCAGCGGACGAGTCGACCGTGCGGTAGTCGCTGTTCAGGGCGATCTCCATCGCCCCGCCGAGGGCGAGACCGTTCACGAACGCGAACGAGGGCACGCCGATCGCTCCGAGCTTGCCGAGCACGAAGTGTCCCAGCTGCGCCATCAGACGGGCGTTGCTCTCCGTGGCGAGCGTGGAGACCCGTGAGAGGTCGGCGCCCGCGGCGAAGATGAACGGCTTGCCGGTGATGGCGACGCCCTGGATCTCGCCGTGCGCAGCGCGCCCGGTGAGCCCGTCGAGCACGCCGTTCAGCTCGTCGAGCGTGCGCGGGCCGAGGGTGTTCGGACGGGTGTGGTCTCGTCCGTTGTCGAGGGTGATGAGCGCCAGCGTCCCGCCTGAGGGGAGTGCGACGTCTCGGACGTAGGAGTGGCTGACGACCTCGTCGGGGTCCGCGGCGAGCAGCGGTGCGAAGTCGATGGAACTGTA
It encodes the following:
- a CDS encoding 3-hydroxyacyl-CoA dehydrogenase NAD-binding domain-containing protein; translation: MTDYSSIDFAPLLAADPDEVVSHSYVRDVALPSGGTLALITLDNGRDHTRPNTLGPRTLDELNGVLDGLTGRAAHGEIQGVAITGKPFIFAAGADLSRVSTLATESNARLMAQLGHFVLGKLGAIGVPSFAFVNGLALGGAMEIALNSDYRTVDSSAAALAFPEVFLGIIPGWGGATIVPNLIGIEKAIEIIVSNPLKNNRMMKPQQARELGLFDEIFGPARFLEQSILWADRVLTGAEKVQRTHVPGKIERTVKWPAAIKIARETLQSRIGPAPRAPYVALDLLEAARDNDRAAGFRREDDALAELISGDQFPASIYAFDLVQKRAKRPAGAPDKELARKVQKVGVIGAGLMASQFALLFARKLRVPVVITDLDQARVDQGLAHIRTEIEKMHEKGRLSRDAANQVSALVTGTTDRQQFADCDWVIEAVFEELGVKQQVFGEFEPILREDAVLATNTSSLSVDEIGAHLARPERLVGFHFFNPVAVMPLIEVVKGARTDDETLATAMTTAKKLGKSAVITADRPGFVVNRLLAKVMGEAARAVDEGTPLPVVERALDPIGLPMGPFELIDLVGWKVAAHVQDTMVRAFPDRFYASDNLHALAEVESPLDKNKHGKVTDLSRAARKRVTVGKRASAPEEILHRVEDELAREISIMLDEGVVAAAEDIDLCLILGAGFPFQAGGVTPYLDRVGASLRARGADFHEPRIAGAH
- the dxs gene encoding 1-deoxy-D-xylulose-5-phosphate synthase, with product MTILDRIQGPRDLDALSLEERRMLAAEIREFLIAEVAKTGGHLGPNLGVVELTIAMHRVFQSPRDPMVFDTGHQSYVHKLLTGRQDFSELRQREGLAGYPQRSESEHDIVENSHASTSLSWADGISRAFAQTGQRDRTVVAVVGDGALTGGMTWEALNNITDDNARGLVIVVNDNGRSYAPTIGGMARFLNSVRTQDTYLDLQEGSEKLFSRLGKPGRSLYRGVRGGLHGFLSRASNNDHLFSNLDIKYLGPIDGHDLEAVEQTLRQAKEYGRPALVHVITEKGRGYAPAENDEADQFHAIGQIDPGSGTPLAKSSGRSWTSVFRDRIVELADERPEIVGITAAMLAPTGLDRFAERHPDRVFDVGIAEQHAVTSAAGLAFGGLHPVFAVYATFMNRAVDQLIMDVALHRAGVTFVLDRSGVTGPDGASHNGVWDLAMLQIVPGIRIAAPRDEETLNEVLGEAVAIDDGPTVVRYPKGAVGEDLPAVRRTGDGVDVLREGGDVLFVTVGPMAQVALDAAEILQEQGITASVVDPRWVVPVAESVVELAREHRLLISIEDGIRVGGVGTRIRQALRDAGVDTAVSELGTPDEFLPHASRGELLADAGLTAEQIAADVAAQVRGTKIPVARPTAD
- the acnA gene encoding aconitate hydratase AcnA, which translates into the protein MKRRAAVGAVNSFGARSTLAVGEKEYEIYRIDQVPGHERLPYSLKVLLENLLRTEDGANVAREHIEALGNWDPNADPDTEIQFTPARVIMQDFTGVPCVVDLATMREAVVDLGGDASKINPLAPAELVIDHSVISDVYGTPDAFAKNVEIEYQRNGERYQFLRWGQGAFDDFKVVPPGTGIVHQVNIEYLARVTFTREVEGTLQAYPDTCVGTDSHTTMENGIGVLGWGVGGIEAEAAMLGQPISMLIPRVVGFKLSGQIPAGVTATDVVLTITQMLRAHGVVGKFVEFYGEGVGAVPLANRATIGNMSPEFGSTAAMFPIDDVTLDYLRLTGRPEEQIDLVRAYAQEQGMWHDPAQEPEFSEYLELDLSTVVASIAGPKRPQDRIELTAAKTQFERDLQNYADAANPALVKDVTGREFTLDHGAVTLASITSCTNTSNPSVMLAAGVLAKNANERGLKAKPWVKTTLAPGSKVVTDYYEKSGLTSHLESLGFFLVGYGCTTCIGNSGPIIPEVSQAVNDNDLAVTAVLSGNRNFEGRINPDIKMNYLASPPLVIAYALAGSMDFDFDSEPLGEDSEGNDVYLRDIWPDPTEVEEIASASIDSDMFTEKYAGVFDGDELWRSLPTPAGDTFEWDGKSTYVRKPPYFEGMSLEPSPVTDISGARVLAKLGDSVTTDHISPAGNIKADTPAGQYLSENGIAPKDFNSYGSRRGNHEVMIRGTFANIRLRNQLLDGVEGGYTRDFTQEGAPQAFIYDASQHYQEAGIPLVVLGGKEYGSGSSRDWAAKGTSLLGVKAVITESFERIHRSNLIGMGVLPLQFPAGESAESLGLDGTETFDISGIEVLNDGSTPKTVHVTATRENGETVEFDAVVRIDTPGEADYYRNGGILQYVLRSLV